Below is a genomic region from Triticum dicoccoides isolate Atlit2015 ecotype Zavitan chromosome 5A, WEW_v2.0, whole genome shotgun sequence.
TCAGGGTGGCAGAAGATGACCACGAGTTCTATTATAGGTAGGGGTACATAGTCTGGTGCAAAGTAGAGGTGAGGACCTTTATTTATAAGGCTTTGGAAAGCCTTCACATACTTCTACTTATAGCTGGAATACTCTAGAAAACATTATGTAAGTTTCACCATTCTACTCATAGCTACTCACAACTACTCCTTCCGTTtttaaagacaaatatttaagaacggagggagtaaaaaactCTAGAAAACAGTAAGTAggatagaaaagaaaaggaaagaaatactGCACTAGAGTGAAAGCATCTAGAAATAGCCAAACAAATCTAGCATGTGTTTTCTTTCTTCTCATCTACTAGTGTTTCTCATCAGCCGGCCGACTGCAGCACACAGGGAGGACGGCGGGGTCACGGGCGGAGCTCACTCGAGAGCGGACGGAGTTTTGTGAATTGTTGTGGTGGAGTTTTCTGTTAAGAATTTGAATATGAGGAGTTTTTGGTAAAAATGGCCATTGTATAGTCTCGTCAATTAATTTGAGCCGAAGGGAGCAGTATTTATTTATTAAAGCTACTTATATATGCACCTATggaaaagcattaagcaattgatgCTAAAACAAATAAGCACATTGTCAAGCATATGGCTTGATTAGTCGAAGCTCAATACAGCTTGATAAAGAGTGATCTCGAACTTCCATTCTGCTGGATGAGAGCGCACGCGGTGTTCAGCTTCAGGCCTGCAGTTACCAaaaccatttcaaaaaaaaaaattgcaaGAAAATAGCCAATAGCACAAGCATATAAAAGACTGCAGAAATAAGCAGGCCTAAACAGACCATGTTCAGCACCATGTATACATACATAGATTAATAGATAGTGCAAGTGTGCAACTGACACAAATCATCCAGCTAAACTGAACAAGAAATGTTCCTTTTATTATGTCCCCCTTTCCTCCTAAATTTTTCCTACCTACCTAAACTCACTGAAGAGTCATTGATAATATGCAAACGAAAATGCATTTTCAGAACAAAAATGCATGTACAGCTTGTACTTAAAACTTTCTGATTTTGATGGATAACCATCTAGCTTACTCCAAAAAATCAGCGATTAATGCTGGTAATCTGATTCTTCTGTTTGAACAGAGAACTGCAAGCCCTAGGAACAATCACCACTCCTCAAACTTGTCAGCAGCTTCAGGTACCCATTACAGTCTGGGTTTATGTACCTGGACGAAAGATCACCATGTCAACAGCTGAGAAGATTTGTTCTTGAAATTGCACCACTAGGGGAATAATGCATGTACTACCCATGACGGAAGAGGAAGTCAATGATCACAAGGTTGCAGTTTGACTTGAAAAAATCTGTCCTCCCTATAATGTTTGCAGCATGTGGTACAGGGATTAGCCTGAAGCTATCAACTTCTCCATCTGCAAGATATTTTGGCAGCACACTGGTTAACGAATGGGAAAACAGCATATTAGCATTAATGTTTTAATTGTGTGTACCTTCATTATTAGGAACGAAATCTACAGGAAGTCTAAGGTCATAGCAGAACAGAACATCCCTTTTGTATCCAAACCCATTGATATCCATGTAAGAAACGGCTCCAACAGAAGTAGCGCTAGCAAAACAAAACATTGGTACTTATGAGTGCAGTTGTTCGCATTGCAAAACATTCATGTATCACAGTACAGAAAAACTAGAACTTCTAACAGCAGTTTGCATGTTACTTGGTTGACATGGATCTTGGTATTCCTGCTTCCTCTCCACATTCCTTGATGATATTCTCTTTACAGGAGATTCCGTAAGGCTGAAAATTTCCATATGTAGTCAACGTAAGTTAACAGCTATACAGTTTCACGTGAAAATCAAAAGGGTACTGTGCATCACTTCTGTAACCGATGGATTTGAGCCTGCCAGTCGAATCCATAACCTGTATTTCCATGAAAAATTATAATTCCAAAGGTCACCATTTTAAGcagcctaattttctaaatatgaaGTCACCTGGCTTGACTAATATGGGGGCGCTAAGGACATTGTTCACCAGATGATTTTATAGGAAAAAAGATAACCCCAGCAAGACTGGATTTAGTCTTTCAATAATAATTACTTTATTAAGACTAAGATAGATTGAATAGGTACCTGAAAAATCCAAATAATTTAATCATTCTGATTCAAGCAATTGGCCAGTGACAGTCTACAGGCTATAGGTCTTACGAGGAGCATTCAGCATTATCTTCATAACATGTCCAGAACTGGTGGAAATCTCTAGGCAATTATAAAAAAGGGAAGTATTTATACATATTATTAGAGAGTAGATATTCTGAAATAGGAGTTTCAAGATTGTCATCTAATGCATATAAGATTCCAGCAACTACTGTTACCCATCTTCAATTGAAGCGCTAATGAAGTACAAAAGGACTTGAACAGAAAATAGAGGAAAGAAGAACGATACCAGGCCACCAGCAACAAGATGATCTAGCATCCCAGGGTAAGTTTGCTTCTCATCACTTCTCTTACCAATCCAAAGAGATTTTTCACCATGCTTCTCAATGTACCCATTCATATGAACACCATAAGCCTGCCATGAGGATCTTAAACTTAAAGATAAAAGAGAAGGCTGCTTAGGTACATAGCTAATAAGAATCAGGAAACTTATAGCATAGACGAGAGGATCGATGATGGGTAACTTTAGAGGTGCAGAATACCAGACCTTTATACCAAAGTAGGGAGCAGCAGCACGTTCCAGAGAGAAATACACAGGCATGCCGTAAGATGAGGTTACTGGATAGAGCTGCATATTGCAAAATATTGCCAGACAAGCAAAACAAAGAGAAAATGTGGACGTAAGGTTAATTTGATAGGTAATAAAAAGTTAAAAACAGCCTTGCATATAGTATCAAGATTCAGAAGATAGATACAAAACTCCAAACTATAACATGAAAAACCCACAGCAGCGCATGGGAAAAAATGCGAAGAGAACAATCGTGATAAAGAATGAGTGGGGAACAGAATGGTGTAGTGTCCCACAATATTATTATCACATACGATGTTACGACCACTTCCCCTTCGTGGAGAAAGCTCGAACAGGTAAAAAATATGTATCATTACAAGAGAAACTAAACACTAAGAAAACCTTCTCGAATGGTCAGACGTAGATGATAGAAGGATCTACTACTGACATAACCCTAACTAATGAAAAGTAGATAAAAGTAAATGATGATATTCTTCTCTGCTTCATTGAGAGGGGCTACCAGTTGTGGAGCTACCTTGGTTGTAGTCGTCAGTCTCGATGAAGAAGTGCTGCGCGCACCGGTGACCACAAACATAAATCTCGTTGCAGTTGAAGCAAAGGTCCTGGCAACGACGTTCTGCCAACCCAGCTGGAGTGAGATGCCAAACCTGTTGTGCCGGGGTTGGCTATGGAGTAATCGACTACAGAATAGGTGCTAGTGGCCCTGGCAGGGAAGGTATTGTAGCTGCCTTGgcaacaggagaatcggagaggcacAGGGACACTGTAGGCCCAGAAGGCTGGTGTGGTCACGCTGTTGGAGGGAAATGCCGCTGCTCATAGGCCTTGGCGAAGGAGATGGCGGTGTAGAAGTCAGATGGTCGTTGAAGCTCGACGTCGATGCGAAGACCA
It encodes:
- the LOC119301295 gene encoding nudix hydrolase 20, chloroplastic-like, which codes for MVAIATSFSAAAAAVAVARRSSPAHLQLVARRRLPFCTAASSSSAPPAAAAGFGWADALRVASEFGVGDESDLSGYFRKVDICNRGMGDKGEFVEFMVEDQVVGYIHKGFTEHLRDFHDVFTIVSGNNGKNSVDHVTLHSSLRTPEDRTIAIGDVIKGLGELIPGIRNELYPVTSSYGMPVYFSLERAAAPYFGIKAYGVHMNGYIEKHGEKSLWIGKRSDEKQTYPGMLDHLVAGGLPYGISCKENIIKECGEEAGIPRSMSTNATSVGAVSYMDINGFGYKRDVLFCYDLRLPVDFVPNNEDGEVDSFRLIPVPHAANIIGRTDFFKSNCNLVIIDFLFRHGYINPDCNGYLKLLTSLRSGDCS